From Oncorhynchus mykiss isolate Arlee chromosome 25, USDA_OmykA_1.1, whole genome shotgun sequence, a single genomic window includes:
- the LOC110505778 gene encoding prolyl hydroxylase EGLN3 isoform X2: MPLLQHVMDTELERLAMDHIVPSLLDQGFFYVDNFLGELVGHFVLNQVKEMHYSGVLQDGQLAGPGPFGVSKRNIRGDKIAWVNGGEKRCEAIHLLLTLIDKLVSLCIGRLGKSIIRERSKAMVACYPGKGTGYVKHVDNPNADGRCITCIYYLNKNWNPQEHGGILRIFPEGKSYVADVEPLFDRLLFFWSDRRNPHEVQPSYATRYAITVWYFDSEERAEAKRRFRDLTASTQDPDGSSTP, translated from the exons ATGCCTCTTCTGCAACATGTAATGGACACAGAGTTGGAGCGGTTAGCCATGGACCATATTGTCCCATCTCTACTGGACCAAGGATTCTTTTACGTAGACAACTTTCTAGGAGAATTGGTTGGGCACTTTGTTTTGAACCAAGTGAAAGAGATGCACTACTCTGGAGTTCTGCAGGATGGACAGCTGGCTGGTCCTGGCCCTTTTGGGGTCTCCAAAAGGAACATTAGAGGAGATAAGATAGCCTGGGTCAATGGAGGTGAAAAGAGGTGCGAGGCTATTCACCTCCTTCTGACATTAATCGATAAGTTGGTTTCTCTTTGCATCGGTCGACTTGGGAAAAGTATAATTCGAGAAAGATCGAAG GCGATGGTGGCGTGTTATCCAGGGAAAGGGACAGGATATGTGAAACATGTGGACAATCCCAATGCTGACGGTCGCTGCATCACCTGTATCTACTACCTCAACAAAAACTGGAACCCCCAG GAGCATGGAGGAATTCTTCGCATTTTTCCCGAAGGCAAATCCTACGTTGCAGATGTTGAGCCCCTGTTTGACAGACTGCTGTTCTTTTGGTCAGATAGAAGGAATCCACATGAGGTGCAGCCTTCATATGCAACAAG ATATGCTATAACCGTGTGGTATTTCGATTCAGAAGAAAGGGCAGAGGCAAAGAGACGGTTTAGAGACTTAACAG CCTCCACCCAAGACCCGGACGGAAGCAGTACTCCCTGA
- the LOC110505778 gene encoding prolyl hydroxylase EGLN3 isoform X1, whose translation MNNIAVEGDDHSLEVSSKGKITVNNVEDKSREGVLPSGLRKPRSYRPKSKDHKRLNPHKLVLQYIVPCMNSYGLCIVDNFLGNKIGERVLQEVRHIHQGGKMQDGELAGGNFGKNNSIRGDKIAWVEGTETGCENLGFLLTRMDKLITYADGKLGSYKIKGRHKAMVACYPGKGTGYVKHVDNPNADGRCITCIYYLNKNWNPQEHGGILRIFPEGKSYVADVEPLFDRLLFFWSDRRNPHEVQPSYATRYAITVWYFDSEERAEAKRRFRDLTASTQDPDGSSTP comes from the exons ATGAACAATATTGCAGTGGAGGGGGATGACCACAGTTTGGAAGTGTCCTCAAAGGGTAAAATCACTGTTAATAATGTTGAAGACAAGTCGAGGGAGGGGGTCTTGCCGAGTGGCCTCAGAAAACCCCGCAGTTACAGGCCAAAATCTAAAGATCATAAAAGGCTTAACCCTCACAAATTAGTTTTGCAATATATTGTGCCATGTATGAATTCATATGGTCTGTGCATTGTGGACAATTTTCTCGGAAACAAAATTGGAGAGCGCGTTCTACAAGAAGTCCGACACATTCACCAAGGTGGAAAGATGCAAGACGGGGAACTTGCAGGTGGAAACTTTGGCAAAAATAACTCCATTCGAGGTGATAAAATTGCGTGGGTGGAAGGGACTGAAACAGGTTGTGAAAACCTTGGCTTTCTATTGACAAGGATGGATAAACTCATCACCTATGCCGACGGTAAACTGGGAAGCTACAAAATTAAAGGGAGGCATAAG GCGATGGTGGCGTGTTATCCAGGGAAAGGGACAGGATATGTGAAACATGTGGACAATCCCAATGCTGACGGTCGCTGCATCACCTGTATCTACTACCTCAACAAAAACTGGAACCCCCAG GAGCATGGAGGAATTCTTCGCATTTTTCCCGAAGGCAAATCCTACGTTGCAGATGTTGAGCCCCTGTTTGACAGACTGCTGTTCTTTTGGTCAGATAGAAGGAATCCACATGAGGTGCAGCCTTCATATGCAACAAG ATATGCTATAACCGTGTGGTATTTCGATTCAGAAGAAAGGGCAGAGGCAAAGAGACGGTTTAGAGACTTAACAG CCTCCACCCAAGACCCGGACGGAAGCAGTACTCCCTGA